A single Roseomonas gilardii DNA region contains:
- a CDS encoding lipoate--protein ligase family protein produces MHGEYKVQGGKLVVVDLDLRDGRIADVQIAGDFFLEPGEALDDIRGAVEGLAEDSDVERIAAAIRAALRPDAALIGFSAEAVAIAVRRALGSRGGWRDYDWQIIETPPLSPAMHLALDEVLAQEVAAGRRGPMLRFWEWERPAIIIGAFQSLRNEVDLEAAAAMGVEVVRRVTGGGAMLAEPGNSVTYSLYAPGELVRDMTFADSYTFLDAWVLQALISLGIDAFYKPLNDISSTKGKIGGAAQKRFSGGTVLHHVTMAYDMDAEKMVKVLRIGREKLSDKGTVSAVKRVDPLRSQTGLPREAVIRRMRETFVSLHGGVAGRITPEEYAAAEKLAAEKFSSDAWLRHVP; encoded by the coding sequence ATGCACGGTGAGTACAAGGTACAGGGCGGCAAGCTCGTCGTCGTCGATCTCGACCTCCGGGACGGCCGCATCGCCGATGTCCAGATCGCCGGCGACTTCTTTCTCGAACCGGGCGAGGCACTGGACGACATCCGCGGCGCGGTGGAGGGCCTGGCGGAGGATTCGGATGTCGAGCGCATCGCGGCGGCGATCCGCGCGGCGCTGAGGCCGGATGCGGCCCTCATCGGCTTCAGCGCCGAGGCGGTGGCCATCGCGGTGCGCCGCGCCCTCGGGTCGCGCGGCGGCTGGCGGGACTACGACTGGCAGATCATCGAGACGCCCCCGCTCTCGCCCGCGATGCACCTGGCGCTGGACGAGGTCCTGGCGCAGGAGGTCGCGGCCGGCCGGCGCGGTCCGATGCTGCGCTTCTGGGAATGGGAACGGCCCGCCATCATCATCGGCGCCTTCCAGTCGCTGCGCAACGAGGTGGATCTGGAGGCGGCCGCGGCCATGGGCGTGGAGGTCGTCCGCCGCGTCACCGGCGGCGGCGCCATGCTGGCGGAGCCAGGCAACAGCGTCACCTACTCGCTCTATGCGCCGGGCGAACTGGTGCGCGACATGACCTTCGCCGATTCCTACACCTTCCTCGACGCCTGGGTGCTGCAGGCGCTGATCTCCCTCGGCATCGACGCCTTCTACAAGCCGCTCAACGACATCTCCAGCACCAAGGGCAAGATCGGCGGCGCGGCGCAGAAGCGCTTCTCCGGCGGCACGGTGCTGCACCACGTGACCATGGCCTACGACATGGACGCGGAGAAGATGGTGAAGGTGCTGCGCATCGGGCGCGAGAAGCTGAGCGACAAGGGCACGGTGAGCGCGGTCAAGCGGGTCGATCCGCTGCGCAGCCAGACGGGCCTGCCGCGCGAGGCGGTGATCCGGCGGATGCGGGAAACCTTCGTGTCGCTGCACGGCGGCGTGGCCGGGCGGATCACGCCGGAGGAATATGCGGCGGCCGAGAAGCTCGCGGCGGAGAAGTTCTCTTCCGACGCCTGGCTGCGGCACGTTCCCTGA